A genomic region of Leptolyngbya sp. NIES-2104 contains the following coding sequences:
- a CDS encoding phosphoribulokinase has protein sequence MTSKPDRVVLIGVAGDSGCGKSTFLRRITDLFGEDFVTVICLDDYHSLDRKQRKETGITALNPKANNFDLMYEQIKALKNGETIDKPIYNHETGMIDPPEKVEPNHIVVIEGLHPLYDQRVRDLIDFSVYLDISDEVKIAWKIQRDMAERGHSYEDVLAQINSRKPDFDAYIDPQKEFADVVIQVLPTQLIKDDKERKVLRVQMIQRDGIEGYDPVYLFDEGSTIDWTPCGRKLTCSYPGIRMHYGPDVYYKHGVSVLEVDGQFDKLEEVIYIEQHLSKTSAKYNGEVTELLLQHREYPGSNNGTGLFQVLTGLKMRATYERLTNQVGAAKIPAKV, from the coding sequence ATGACCAGTAAGCCAGACCGCGTGGTTCTGATTGGCGTTGCCGGAGACTCCGGATGCGGAAAATCCACGTTTCTGCGCCGAATCACAGATCTGTTTGGGGAAGATTTCGTCACTGTGATCTGCCTGGATGATTACCACAGTCTGGATCGGAAACAGCGCAAAGAAACGGGCATCACCGCACTCAATCCGAAGGCGAATAATTTCGACCTGATGTATGAGCAAATCAAAGCGCTCAAGAACGGAGAAACGATCGATAAGCCGATTTACAACCACGAAACCGGAATGATCGATCCGCCCGAAAAGGTGGAGCCGAATCATATTGTCGTGATCGAGGGCTTACATCCGCTCTATGACCAGCGTGTTCGTGATTTGATCGATTTCAGCGTCTATCTCGACATCAGCGATGAAGTCAAAATTGCCTGGAAGATTCAGCGGGATATGGCTGAACGCGGTCACAGCTACGAAGATGTTTTAGCGCAAATCAATTCGCGTAAGCCTGACTTTGATGCCTACATCGATCCGCAAAAAGAATTCGCGGATGTGGTGATTCAAGTGCTGCCGACGCAGTTGATTAAAGACGACAAAGAACGGAAAGTGCTGCGCGTTCAAATGATTCAGCGCGACGGCATCGAAGGGTATGATCCGGTTTACCTGTTTGATGAAGGATCAACGATCGATTGGACTCCGTGTGGTCGTAAGCTCACCTGTTCGTATCCCGGCATCAGAATGCACTACGGACCCGATGTGTACTACAAGCATGGTGTTTCCGTCCTCGAAGTCGATGGTCAATTCGACAAGCTCGAAGAAGTGATCTACATCGAGCAGCATTTGAGCAAAACTTCAGCGAAATACAACGGTGAAGTGACTGAACTCTTGCTGCAACACCGTGAGTATCCCGGTTCTAACAACGGTACGGGCTTGTTCCAGGTGTTGACGGGCTTGAAGATGCGGGCGACCTATGAGCGCTTGACCAATCAAGTTGGCGCAGCAAAAATTCCTGCGAAGGTCTAG
- a CDS encoding valine--tRNA ligase has protein sequence MTATLPTQYNAATTEAKWQKFWEENQVFKADPNQAGEPYCVVIPPPNVTGSLHMGHAFESSLIDVLIRYQRMLGKNTLWLPGTDHASIAVQTILERQLKAEGKTRDDLGREQFLERAWKWKAESGGTIVNQLRRLGVSVDWSRERFTMDEGLSAAVLDAFVKLHDEGLIYRGNYLVNWCPASQSAVSDLEVENKEVDGNLWHFRYPIMGEDGFIEVATTRPETMLGDTAVAVNPNDDRYKHLIGKTLMLPLVYREIPIIGDEHVDPSFGTGCVKVTPAHDLNDFEMGQRHKLPSINVMNKDGTMNENAGEFQGQDRFVARKNLVKKMEEEGCLVKVEPYKHTVPYSDRGKVPIEPLLSTQWFVKIKPLSDFALASLDEQTSPKFVPERWTKVYRDWLVSLKDWCISRQLWWGHQIPAWYAISETNGEITDYTPFIVARSQEEARKKAIEQFGENVQIEQDPDVLDTWFSSGLWPFSTLGWSDTEAEDYKRYYPTATLVTGFDIIFFWVARMTMMAGHFTGQMPFKDVYIHGLVRDENNKKMSKSANNGIDPLILIDKYGTDALRYTLIREVTGAGQDIRMAYDRKTDESETVETSRNFTNKLWNASRFVMLNLDGKTPAQLGEPNNLELSDRWILSKFNQLAQEVRNYLDNYGFGEASKSLYEFIWGDFCDQYIELVKSRLQDPNAPTRLAAQQTLAHVLEGTLKLLHPFMPHITEEIWHTLTQTPEIDRNSLALQSYPIPNTTLIDPNLEQQFELILNTIRTIRNLRASAEIKPGARIRVALSTEDDREKQTLIRGQSYIKDMARVETLSIAGTNETPKPTNDAEQPVLAIALDTAGNFIGKHQKILLSLLLIGSILFALKVASVVLDSVQEVPLLASLLEIVGIVYTIWFAKTRLWDTSDRQTFLKQVDQFKAEVIGEPKPLAIAPVQTEPVDDAQTIVGVTGTVRISIPLAGLIDLEALKAKTERDLKKVEAEIQALSGRLNNPKFVDKAPPDVVQSTRDALAEAEKQAEILKSKLDRL, from the coding sequence ATGACTGCCACTCTTCCCACTCAATACAACGCCGCCACGACTGAAGCAAAATGGCAGAAGTTTTGGGAGGAGAATCAGGTCTTTAAGGCTGATCCGAATCAAGCTGGTGAGCCGTATTGTGTAGTGATTCCGCCGCCCAATGTCACGGGTAGTTTGCACATGGGTCATGCCTTTGAGAGTTCGCTGATCGATGTGTTGATTCGGTATCAGCGGATGTTGGGCAAAAATACGCTGTGGTTGCCAGGAACGGATCACGCCAGTATTGCGGTGCAGACGATTTTAGAGCGGCAACTCAAAGCGGAAGGGAAAACCCGTGATGATTTGGGACGGGAACAGTTTTTAGAACGCGCTTGGAAATGGAAAGCGGAATCGGGCGGCACGATCGTGAATCAACTCCGTCGCTTAGGGGTATCAGTGGATTGGTCGCGTGAACGGTTCACGATGGATGAAGGACTATCCGCTGCGGTGTTAGATGCCTTTGTCAAACTGCACGATGAAGGGCTGATTTATCGCGGTAATTATTTGGTCAACTGGTGTCCGGCGAGTCAGTCCGCTGTATCGGATCTCGAAGTTGAGAATAAAGAAGTAGACGGAAATCTGTGGCATTTTCGCTATCCGATCATGGGCGAGGATGGCTTTATCGAAGTGGCAACGACTCGACCGGAAACGATGTTGGGTGATACAGCGGTCGCAGTGAATCCGAATGACGATCGCTATAAACATCTGATCGGCAAAACCCTAATGTTGCCGCTCGTTTACCGCGAAATTCCGATCATCGGTGACGAGCACGTTGATCCGAGTTTTGGAACAGGTTGCGTGAAGGTGACACCCGCACACGATCTGAACGATTTCGAGATGGGTCAGCGTCATAAGTTGCCGTCGATCAATGTGATGAACAAAGACGGCACGATGAACGAGAACGCTGGAGAATTCCAGGGACAAGACCGCTTTGTGGCGCGGAAAAACCTGGTCAAGAAGATGGAAGAAGAAGGCTGTCTGGTCAAAGTCGAGCCTTATAAACATACGGTTCCGTACAGCGATCGCGGAAAAGTGCCGATCGAACCGCTTTTATCGACTCAATGGTTTGTCAAAATCAAACCGCTGTCTGATTTTGCTCTTGCCTCTTTAGATGAGCAAACTTCTCCAAAATTCGTGCCGGAACGCTGGACAAAAGTGTATCGCGATTGGCTCGTGAGCTTGAAAGATTGGTGTATCTCGCGGCAATTGTGGTGGGGGCATCAAATTCCGGCTTGGTATGCGATTAGTGAAACGAACGGCGAAATTACCGATTACACGCCGTTTATCGTGGCGCGATCGCAAGAAGAAGCGCGAAAAAAAGCGATCGAGCAATTTGGCGAAAATGTCCAAATCGAACAAGATCCAGATGTTCTCGACACTTGGTTCTCATCGGGATTGTGGCCCTTTTCCACACTAGGCTGGTCAGATACCGAAGCCGAAGATTACAAGCGCTACTATCCGACTGCAACGCTAGTAACCGGATTCGATATCATCTTCTTCTGGGTTGCCCGCATGACGATGATGGCGGGACACTTCACCGGACAAATGCCGTTTAAGGATGTCTACATCCACGGATTAGTGCGGGATGAGAACAATAAAAAGATGTCGAAATCAGCGAATAACGGCATCGATCCGCTGATTTTGATTGATAAATATGGAACCGATGCGCTGAGATATACCTTAATCCGAGAGGTCACTGGAGCGGGTCAGGATATTCGGATGGCGTACGATCGCAAAACCGACGAATCCGAAACCGTCGAAACCTCACGCAATTTCACTAACAAACTATGGAATGCGTCGCGGTTTGTAATGCTGAATTTGGATGGAAAAACACCTGCTCAATTAGGTGAACCAAACAACTTGGAATTAAGCGATCGCTGGATTCTCTCCAAGTTCAATCAACTCGCTCAAGAGGTGCGAAATTACCTCGATAACTATGGATTCGGTGAAGCCTCAAAGAGTCTCTACGAATTCATCTGGGGCGATTTTTGCGATCAATACATTGAACTTGTCAAATCGCGCCTACAAGATCCCAATGCTCCGACTCGTCTCGCCGCCCAGCAAACTCTCGCTCATGTGTTGGAAGGAACGCTCAAACTCCTGCATCCTTTCATGCCGCACATCACCGAAGAGATTTGGCACACCCTGACCCAAACCCCTGAAATCGATCGCAATTCACTTGCGCTCCAGAGTTATCCAATCCCCAATACAACCCTGATCGATCCGAATCTAGAACAACAGTTTGAGTTAATTCTCAACACGATTCGCACGATTCGGAACCTCAGAGCGAGTGCCGAAATCAAACCGGGTGCAAGAATCCGAGTCGCGCTCTCGACTGAGGACGATCGAGAAAAGCAGACGCTGATTCGAGGTCAGTCCTATATCAAGGACATGGCGCGGGTCGAAACGTTGTCGATCGCAGGCACAAACGAAACTCCGAAACCGACAAACGACGCAGAACAGCCCGTTCTAGCGATCGCACTTGATACCGCTGGCAACTTCATCGGCAAACATCAAAAGATCCTCCTCTCGCTGCTGCTCATTGGCTCGATCCTGTTCGCGCTCAAAGTCGCGTCCGTTGTCCTTGATTCGGTTCAAGAAGTTCCACTTCTTGCATCGTTGCTGGAAATCGTGGGAATCGTTTACACTATCTGGTTTGCGAAAACGCGGCTGTGGGATACAAGCGATCGACAAACTTTCCTCAAGCAAGTTGATCAGTTTAAAGCCGAGGTCATTGGAGAACCGAAACCACTCGCGATTGCACCCGTTCAAACCGAGCCTGTTGATGATGCTCAAACGATCGTCGGAGTCACTGGAACCGTCAGAATTTCGATTCCACTCGCCGGATTGATCGACCTTGAAGCGCTCAAAGCTAAGACTGAGCGGGATTTGAAGAAAGTTGAGGCAGAGATTCAGGCGCTCAGCGGTCGATTGAATAATCCGAAATTCGTCGATAAAGCGCCGCCTGACGTGGTGCAATCGACGCGAGATGCTTTGGCAGAAGCAGAAAAGCAGGCAGAAATTCTGAAATCGAAGCTCGATCGCCTATAA
- a CDS encoding O-antigen ligase, giving the protein MKTLRLQSHPDPSLQRPWILVQFGLFLMPFSAFLGCTPVLVAALDIWQQRFSSLSREPVNRGFAVLGLVMIVAAGFALDRTNAFLGLFNFLPFFVTFAGLSELIRSPKQLTQIAWIWVLTSIPVTLIGLVQLFFNVGGSPSILWGLIELTISPGGEPLGRMSSVFTYANVLASYYAIVFILNLGLWIDQRQRILGAIFCLNAIGLILTNSRNVWAISLLAGLAFALYHGWKKIVAGVVGIAGLMAGAAFAPEPIAAPLRVIVPRFFWARLNDQMYSDRPVNQLRSTQWKFAWSMTEQRPLTGWGFRSFSKLYTEQMQLWMGHPHNLFFMLSSETGLPAALMLYGLVGWILAQSVFTWRKLQSQHQRIYFTFSIAFFACTLFSFLDVPLFDARINLMGWILLAGIWKMQD; this is encoded by the coding sequence ATGAAGACGCTGCGCCTGCAATCTCATCCTGATCCGTCGCTACAACGCCCCTGGATTCTGGTTCAATTTGGATTATTTCTGATGCCGTTTAGTGCATTCTTGGGCTGTACTCCAGTTCTAGTGGCAGCGCTCGATATCTGGCAGCAACGGTTCTCTAGTCTCAGTCGTGAACCAGTGAATCGAGGATTTGCGGTCTTGGGATTGGTGATGATTGTGGCAGCGGGATTTGCCCTCGATCGCACCAATGCTTTTCTCGGTTTGTTCAATTTTCTGCCGTTCTTTGTGACGTTTGCTGGATTAAGTGAACTGATTCGATCACCCAAACAGTTAACGCAAATCGCTTGGATTTGGGTACTGACCTCGATCCCGGTCACGCTGATTGGATTGGTGCAATTATTTTTCAACGTTGGGGGATCGCCTTCGATTTTGTGGGGATTGATTGAATTAACAATTAGTCCTGGTGGAGAACCGTTAGGGCGAATGTCTTCGGTCTTCACTTACGCGAATGTACTGGCAAGCTATTACGCGATCGTATTCATTCTCAATCTAGGGTTATGGATTGATCAACGTCAGCGAATTCTAGGCGCGATCTTTTGCTTGAATGCGATCGGCTTAATTTTGACGAATTCTCGAAATGTTTGGGCGATCTCGCTTCTGGCTGGTTTAGCGTTTGCGCTGTATCACGGGTGGAAAAAAATCGTTGCAGGTGTTGTCGGAATTGCGGGCTTAATGGCAGGAGCCGCATTTGCTCCAGAACCGATCGCTGCACCGCTTCGAGTGATTGTCCCGCGATTTTTTTGGGCGCGATTGAACGATCAAATGTACAGTGATCGTCCGGTGAATCAACTGCGATCGACTCAGTGGAAATTTGCCTGGTCGATGACCGAACAGCGACCGTTGACAGGCTGGGGATTCCGCAGCTTTTCAAAACTGTATACCGAGCAAATGCAGCTTTGGATGGGTCATCCGCACAATCTCTTTTTCATGCTGTCTTCTGAAACCGGACTGCCCGCAGCCTTGATGCTATACGGATTAGTCGGCTGGATTTTGGCTCAAAGTGTATTCACTTGGCGCAAACTCCAATCGCAACATCAGCGCATCTATTTCACGTTCTCGATCGCGTTCTTTGCCTGCACCTTATTCAGCTTCTTAGATGTGCCGCTGTTTGATGCCCGGATTAATCTCATGGGCTGGATACTGCTGGCAGGAATTTGGAAAATGCAGGACTAA
- a CDS encoding YaaW family protein, giving the protein MNLEAASGGRPPVDEFRAALELATDDELRELTEILFRPKFNPLDYVNATDPIDLQSQSREDWLDAIDERFRFLAADGITVLRRRTGQVSYRQILIQVCRYLKLPYTGSMSTTDLEAEIFLSLLNRAWKQLPVSEQTALTRRVKNALIDTGLAEELPLSLQKNPMSLVAKGGGALAVNTLLQPLLLEQIARQFALHFARYQMAQQAIAQGGIVAATQIQTQVSLQLAKRGMTMATARYGATRAAFAFLGSALWTWFLADLGWRAIATNYGRVIPIIFALAQIRLTRSDCFEPV; this is encoded by the coding sequence ATGAATCTGGAAGCAGCATCGGGAGGAAGACCACCAGTGGATGAGTTTAGAGCCGCTTTGGAATTGGCGACAGATGATGAACTACGCGAACTGACAGAAATTCTATTTCGTCCGAAGTTCAACCCGCTGGATTACGTCAACGCGACTGACCCGATCGATCTACAAAGCCAATCGCGGGAAGACTGGCTCGATGCGATCGATGAGCGATTCCGCTTCCTCGCAGCCGATGGTATCACAGTCCTCCGCCGTAGAACCGGACAAGTGAGCTACCGCCAAATTCTGATCCAAGTCTGCCGCTATCTGAAATTGCCCTACACGGGATCAATGTCTACGACCGATTTAGAAGCTGAAATCTTCCTCAGTCTATTAAACCGCGCCTGGAAGCAACTTCCTGTGTCCGAGCAAACCGCTTTGACCCGACGAGTGAAAAATGCGCTGATCGATACGGGTCTTGCTGAAGAATTACCGCTGTCTTTGCAGAAGAATCCGATGTCGCTCGTGGCTAAAGGCGGAGGTGCCTTAGCGGTGAATACCCTACTACAGCCTCTTTTGCTAGAACAGATTGCGCGACAGTTTGCCCTGCACTTTGCACGTTATCAAATGGCACAACAAGCGATCGCACAAGGTGGAATTGTCGCTGCAACTCAGATTCAAACTCAGGTTTCGCTGCAATTAGCAAAACGAGGGATGACGATGGCAACGGCGCGATATGGGGCGACTCGTGCAGCGTTTGCCTTTTTGGGATCGGCATTGTGGACTTGGTTTCTGGCAGATTTGGGCTGGAGAGCGATCGCCACAAATTACGGGCGCGTGATTCCAATCATTTTCGCTTTGGCTCAAATTCGGTTAACGCGATCGGACTGCTTTGAACCCGTTTAA
- a CDS encoding NAD(P)/FAD-dependent oxidoreductase — MLDSQFDIAIVGAGMSGLTCAQMLHQAGYKVVVIDKSRGLGGRMATRRLQGTHADHGVCYLKPKSAEFQDLLNQLVDRKIIRVWTDTIHELDEGRIQPPQKRASCYAAMNGITMIAKFLSIGLTLRLNHRVERIEEQNGWNLYCESGEVISASAVIVAIPAPQAAMLCGTYIERLTSIEYSPCISAIAVYPTERQADVERLDWKAIVCLADSDLGWIGIDSTKQLNPGQPAIVIQSNATFAAQHLEDLDLQQVGEQLLKRAAEVAEPWFTSPEVLQVHRWRYAFPINPVSEKFLAATTSNPMICTGDWCGGNRVENAFHAGLATANHLNGQLSNQPLPKQFWTQISG; from the coding sequence ATGCTCGATTCCCAATTTGATATCGCGATCGTGGGTGCCGGGATGTCCGGTTTAACCTGTGCTCAGATGCTCCACCAAGCAGGCTATAAGGTGGTTGTGATCGACAAGTCCCGTGGTTTGGGTGGAAGAATGGCAACTCGCCGTTTGCAGGGAACGCACGCGGATCATGGCGTTTGTTATCTCAAGCCAAAATCCGCTGAGTTTCAGGACTTGTTGAATCAGTTGGTCGATCGCAAAATCATTCGCGTCTGGACGGATACGATTCACGAATTGGATGAAGGCAGAATTCAACCGCCACAAAAGCGAGCTTCGTGTTACGCGGCGATGAATGGGATTACGATGATCGCGAAATTCCTCTCGATCGGCTTAACGCTGAGATTGAACCATCGAGTCGAACGCATCGAAGAGCAGAACGGCTGGAATCTTTACTGTGAATCGGGCGAAGTGATTTCAGCGAGTGCGGTGATTGTGGCGATTCCGGCTCCACAGGCGGCGATGTTGTGTGGAACGTATATTGAGCGGTTGACCTCGATCGAGTATTCGCCGTGTATTAGTGCGATCGCGGTTTATCCGACCGAGCGACAGGCGGATGTGGAACGATTGGATTGGAAAGCGATCGTGTGTCTGGCAGATTCAGATTTAGGCTGGATTGGTATTGATAGCACAAAGCAATTGAATCCGGGACAACCTGCGATCGTGATTCAAAGTAATGCAACGTTTGCCGCACAACATTTAGAAGATCTTGATTTGCAGCAAGTCGGAGAGCAATTGTTAAAACGGGCGGCAGAAGTAGCAGAACCGTGGTTTACCAGTCCGGAGGTGCTGCAAGTTCATCGCTGGCGGTATGCGTTTCCGATTAATCCTGTTTCTGAAAAATTCTTAGCTGCGACGACTTCTAATCCGATGATTTGCACCGGGGATTGGTGTGGTGGAAATCGGGTTGAGAATGCGTTTCATGCTGGGCTTGCGACTGCGAATCATTTAAACGGGCAACTCAGCAACCAGCCGCTACCTAAACAGTTTTGGACACAAATTAGTGGGTAA
- a CDS encoding ShlB/FhaC/HecB family hemolysin secretion/activation protein, which translates to MVFRSLFQAVLLFGIFAPVASVAQPVVPIPPQDLPRPLPPQPSPEPQIPTPLPPPDQLLPQPITPPSTIETPGNIPDTIQVKQFDVVGSTVFSAKDFEPITKPYLNRNVSFAELLQLRSAIAELYIKNGYVTSAAVLPPQVLTGGVVKIQVIEGSIEQINVIGTRRLNPAYIRSRIGLSVQAPLNVNRLLEGLRLLQLDPLIASISADLQAGTRPGTSVLQVTITEAKTFSVTPTLDNARSPSVGSFRRQLELSQANLLGLGDGLRASYTNTDGSNGVDLSYTVPLNPRNGTLRLAYGSTRSRVIESPFDVLDIQARSRYYELTFRQPIVQRPTNEFTLGLTFSRQESETELGIDNIGPFRLSPGADEQGRTRISALRFFQEYVQRSERQVFAARSQFSFGLGLFDATINDQAPDSQFFTWRGQAQWTRLLARDSLLLVRGDLQLSDRTLVPLEQIGIGGVDTVRGYRQDALLTDNGFLFSSEVRLPILRSGRALVQVTPFIDVGTAWNRSGANPNPNTLVGAGFGFLWQQGDDFSARIDFGFPLVSIEGERRSLQEKGIYFSIRYSPSF; encoded by the coding sequence ATGGTTTTCCGATCGCTGTTTCAAGCTGTTCTACTGTTCGGTATTTTTGCCCCGGTTGCTTCGGTGGCTCAGCCCGTTGTGCCAATTCCGCCTCAAGATTTGCCGCGCCCTTTACCGCCGCAACCTTCCCCAGAGCCGCAAATTCCAACCCCGCTTCCGCCTCCGGATCAATTGCTGCCTCAGCCCATTACGCCGCCTTCAACGATCGAGACTCCAGGCAATATTCCCGATACGATCCAGGTCAAACAGTTTGATGTGGTCGGTAGTACAGTATTTAGCGCGAAAGATTTTGAGCCGATCACAAAGCCGTATCTGAATCGAAATGTTTCGTTTGCGGAATTATTGCAATTACGATCGGCGATCGCTGAACTTTATATCAAAAATGGATATGTCACGTCTGCTGCGGTATTGCCGCCTCAAGTGCTCACCGGGGGCGTAGTCAAAATTCAAGTGATCGAAGGCTCGATCGAGCAAATCAATGTAATTGGCACGCGTCGCCTGAATCCGGCTTATATTCGGAGCCGCATCGGGCTTTCTGTGCAAGCGCCGTTAAATGTAAATCGCTTGCTCGAAGGCTTACGACTTTTGCAACTCGATCCGCTGATCGCTTCGATTTCAGCCGATTTGCAGGCGGGAACCCGTCCTGGAACCAGTGTTTTACAAGTGACGATTACGGAAGCGAAAACATTCTCGGTGACTCCAACGCTCGATAATGCTCGATCGCCGAGTGTTGGATCGTTCCGTCGCCAACTTGAACTGTCACAGGCGAATTTACTCGGTTTAGGAGATGGGCTGAGAGCGAGTTATACCAATACTGACGGCAGTAATGGAGTTGATTTGAGCTATACGGTGCCGCTCAATCCCCGAAATGGAACGTTACGGCTTGCGTATGGCAGTACTCGGAGCCGAGTGATTGAATCGCCGTTTGACGTTTTGGATATTCAGGCGCGATCTCGCTACTACGAATTGACGTTTCGCCAGCCGATCGTGCAGCGTCCGACCAATGAATTTACGTTAGGGCTAACGTTCTCGCGTCAAGAAAGTGAGACAGAATTAGGTATCGATAATATTGGTCCGTTTCGGTTGTCGCCGGGAGCCGATGAGCAAGGTCGAACGAGAATTTCAGCGCTGCGATTTTTTCAGGAATATGTACAGCGTAGTGAGCGACAAGTTTTCGCCGCTCGATCGCAGTTTAGTTTTGGTTTGGGCTTGTTCGATGCGACGATCAATGATCAGGCTCCTGATAGTCAGTTTTTTACATGGCGCGGACAAGCTCAATGGACAAGGCTGTTAGCGCGGGATTCATTATTGTTAGTGCGGGGCGATTTGCAGTTAAGCGATCGTACTTTAGTGCCGTTAGAACAGATCGGTATCGGCGGCGTGGATACGGTTCGCGGCTATCGGCAAGATGCGCTCCTGACCGATAACGGATTCTTGTTCTCATCGGAAGTGCGGTTGCCGATTTTGCGATCGGGACGTGCTTTAGTTCAAGTCACACCTTTTATCGATGTGGGAACCGCTTGGAATCGCAGCGGGGCGAATCCAAATCCAAATACTTTGGTCGGGGCGGGATTCGGATTTTTGTGGCAGCAAGGGGATGATTTTTCAGCGCGGATTGATTTTGGATTTCCGCTGGTGTCGATCGAGGGCGAAAGACGCAGCTTGCAAGAAAAGGGCATTTATTTCTCGATCCGCTATAGTCCATCGTTCTAG
- a CDS encoding DUF4336 domain-containing protein — MVQDSQKERSWFYWFTVPIYPYSQRRTIRREVVKDSVWVFEQLQGVFYVVTPIRMTVVKLDAGGLLVYAPVAPTIECLRLLNEIVSVHGDVQYIIFPTASGLEHKAFVPPFARKYPNAQIYIAPDQWSYPVNLPLSWLGFPKHRTHLLDGRSIPFGDQFEYAKLGPIRLGLGPFEEIALFDRRSKTLLVTDSVLSVPEVAPEIIQIDPYPLLFHARESGTEQIEDTEANRRKGWQRVALFTFYFRPSGLDIADLIPSVREVVKAPDRSKKAFFGWYPFHWKLGWQRSFEALRKHRLIVAPILQRLILNREPQIVIDWAEKVASWDFERIIPCHLDAPIDANSQEFRAAFSFLEKDGRALPDEDFELLKEIEKGLIKTKVTPPAKEKL, encoded by the coding sequence ATGGTGCAAGACAGTCAGAAAGAGCGATCTTGGTTTTATTGGTTTACGGTGCCGATTTATCCGTATAGCCAACGCCGTACGATTCGACGGGAAGTAGTCAAAGACTCGGTTTGGGTCTTTGAGCAGCTTCAAGGCGTTTTCTATGTGGTTACACCGATTCGGATGACCGTTGTAAAACTCGATGCGGGTGGGCTTTTGGTGTATGCGCCTGTGGCTCCGACGATCGAGTGTTTGCGATTGCTAAATGAAATTGTTTCCGTTCACGGAGATGTTCAATACATCATTTTTCCAACTGCTTCCGGTTTGGAACATAAAGCATTTGTGCCGCCGTTCGCTCGAAAGTATCCGAATGCTCAAATTTATATTGCACCGGATCAATGGAGTTACCCGGTTAATCTGCCGTTGTCGTGGTTAGGATTTCCCAAGCATCGGACGCATTTACTCGATGGTCGATCAATTCCGTTTGGCGATCAGTTTGAATACGCGAAACTCGGTCCAATTCGGTTGGGATTAGGACCGTTTGAGGAAATTGCGTTATTCGATCGACGTTCTAAAACGCTGCTCGTTACGGATTCTGTCCTTTCCGTTCCAGAAGTCGCGCCCGAAATTATCCAGATCGATCCGTATCCTTTGCTGTTTCACGCTCGCGAGTCTGGAACCGAGCAGATTGAAGATACTGAAGCAAATCGCCGCAAAGGATGGCAGCGAGTCGCATTGTTCACGTTTTATTTTCGTCCTAGCGGGTTGGATATCGCTGATTTAATCCCATCGGTGCGAGAAGTGGTTAAAGCACCGGATCGATCGAAGAAAGCCTTTTTCGGCTGGTATCCGTTTCATTGGAAATTGGGCTGGCAGCGATCGTTTGAGGCGTTACGAAAACATCGATTGATCGTGGCTCCGATTTTGCAGCGATTGATTCTAAATCGTGAACCGCAGATCGTGATTGATTGGGCAGAAAAGGTTGCGAGTTGGGACTTTGAGCGGATTATTCCTTGTCACTTGGATGCCCCGATCGATGCTAATTCTCAGGAGTTTCGCGCTGCATTCAGTTTTTTAGAAAAGGATGGCAGAGCTTTACCGGATGAAGACTTTGAACTTTTGAAAGAGATTGAGAAAGGCTTGATCAAAACGAAAGTAACTCCACCTGCGAAAGAGAAGTTGTAA